AAGTGGAAGGGTCCGGAAAGGTAAGGAGGTAGGGTCAAGTGGAAGGGTCCGGAAAGGTAAGGAGGTAGGGTCAAGTGGAAGGGTCCGGAAAGGTAAGGAGGTAGGGTCAAGTGGAAGGGTCCGGAAAGGTAAGGAGGTAGGGTCAAGTGGAAGGGTCCGGAAAGGTAAGGAGGTAGGGTCAAGTGGAAGGGTCCGGAAAGGTAAGGAGGTAGGGTCAAGTGGAAGGGTCCGGAAAGGTAAGGAGGTAGGGTCAAGTGGAAGGGTCCGGAAAGGTAAGGAGGTAGGGTCAAGTGGAAGGGTCCGGAAAGGTAAGGAGGTAGGGTCAAGTGGAAGGGTCCGGAAAGGTAAGGAGGTAGGGGCAAGTGGAAGGGTCCGGAAAGGTAAGGAGGTAGGGGCAAGTGGAAGGGTCCGGAAAGGTAAGGAGGTAGGGGCAAGTGGAAGGGTCCGGAAAGGTAAGGAGGTAGGGGCAAGTGGAAGGGTCCAGAAAGGTAAGGAGGTAGGGCAAGTGAATGGGTCCAGAAAGGTAAGGGGGTAGGGGCAAGTGGAAGGGTCCAGAAAGTGTTAGTAAAAGAGTAAAGTGTAAACCCATTGTACAAGTTGTACTGTacaaaatgaataattacaGAATAAGGAAACGTACAAACTTTTCAACAATTCAACTCCATATTTAGGCAAACGTGTTCAAATAAAAACTTACACCGTTTCTCTCGAACAACACAAATACTTCGAATGGCTCAGTAGTGTGTTACTCATCATACATTCCAGATCCTCAGCTTAAACCTATGGGGGAAAACACTTTACTGTAATCTCTCTTAGCATGACATTAATTAGGCctcacaaatataaatataaataaatgaaggcaGCCCATCTCAAAGTGCTTGGAGAGAGACAGGCCTGTTCAGTTCATGTTAAGGGAACAGGAGGTTGAGTTTAGGTGCCCATTCCAGAGCAGAGTTCACTACAGCCAATGCAGCAGCCCCCAGTGCCACGGTGATGCCCATCACTGCCAGTCTGACAAGTCGGCGTGCAGCAGGTCGAATCACGGCCACGGTGCCACGCTGAGGGTTCGCGGTACCaccatgctgctgctgctcctgctgctgctctctCCGCCTGCGGCGAAGCACTGTGTCGGGCCGCTGCTGCGCCGAGACCAGCTCAAAGTCTGTGAAGGTGGACGCGGCCGTTCTGGAAGAGAGACCGAAATCCTCGTCATGACACTTTGCAACTGACCCACAAACAGACCATCACAAAATCAACATATCTGCCTGTTATTTAAAACAACCGTTTAGAGAATTTGCATTATGTTTGCATTacttttgcactggagctacacAACTAACAATTAACTAACAAATAATAGTGGTTTATCTGCCTGAAACTGCATCTGGCCCTTCAGTAACGTCAGACAGACCTACAGATGTAGTTTAGGACATAATGTGAAGTACTGTCATTTATaaacttggaaaaaaaataaaacttccaTTTGGGGCCTAACTTTCCTCCTTAGTGCAATTTGCCATCTTATCTCCCTATACTCGATTTAAAAATTAGAATACATAGCAGTAATTTTAAGTAAACATTGAGAAGATTTAGGCTGAGATAGATTTCCAATAACTGTAAGCTGCATGAGCCTCATGACTAAAGGTAGTCAGGGAGAAATCTCAGTGAAATCTCTTACTAATGACCTTTCCATTTGAATTAATCGATTTCAATGTCCGGGAGCACATGCTTATGATGAATTATGATCAGGCTTACATGAAATGCGAAATACaagtcaaatgaaaaacaaacaaacaacatcaacaaaaaaCCCACTCTGAAGCAATAAGTGCTATATTGGTGAGACAAAGGCAGGAAGTAAGAGTGAATGGGTAGCAGGAAAGGTGACTCACTGCTGAGTGCGCTCCCGAGTCGCTCCCTTTGCCAGCTCGGATGGAGGGAACTGTACGAAAAGGTCTCCGGCTCGGCTGATCAGGGTCTCGTAGGGGAGATCCTGAGGGATCCGAGAGAGCAGGTGGTGCATCATGGCCATGTCACACTCACAGTCCAGCACCTCCTCCTCCCGATACAGCAcaatctgaacacacacagattataaaCAGATGAGGAATGGGTTGATCATGGGTTACATCAATACTTACAGGCACTATACGGTTCTAAtctgtactatactgtatataccatTGTTTATAATGCTGGGAAACAGAATTAATGTTTAGGcaattatcctgttgaaaacgTAATATATGACCGGGCTggatgttattgtttctatagtaacagccagttcacagggatttgtacgGTATACGttctacataatctaaggctaaaaAGAAACGGATTAAAAGAAaggttatttaacaaagaaaaatgtacaatCACTGATATGATGACGCTCTCGGTCAAGACATGTTtacttaatatttatggaaggagtctacagtgtcagtgctttgtaatggtcaACACATTTTCCCCTGCAGGAAAGTCatcaatgttttgaaaaaaaaaacaaaacaacaacaaaaaaagtggtTAATttcttaatacattttaaattataaccattggcaaattgctgtggtataagatgaagAAAACACGTTTGGATGTACTGTTGTTGGAAAATATTCCACGTTAGCATGGTAACGGTAACTCCACTTTATGTCACGCTGTATCACATCATCctgttgttgatttttatttatttattttcttaaataaaagcacagCCCTAAGTTTTAGTTCTTTACATATCTAAGGTCGCCAGAAATTTTGAGAATGATGAGTAGGCATAGGAAAAATAAGTGAACGGCTTCTATATCAATGCACAAAATTATATTAACAGGACGTTATGGCATTCAGACTTACGATTTAATTGACACCCTACATCAGACAATGGTAAAGTAACCAAATTTTTAGGAAAACTTGATttctataaacaataaacactgctTCAGTAGCAGtcaaacagtgaaattcattcagACAGCCTTAATAGAAATACAATAAGcctaatatttttttctatgatGGATGAAAATGATATGTAATCAAACcgtaggaaaaaaaatcataatgtaTCTTACagaaattccaaaaaaaaaaaaaactgagaatGTTTTATAACTACCTCATAGCATTCTCTACTATCCTGTAGtactccatctatctatctccaaTCAAAATGCAAGTTACATAGATATTCCCACAAATATTAGTTTGAGAGTCTTTTCTATTCTTCTCAAATGACCTGCATAGGatcacaatttaaaaacaaaacaaatgcaggtGCCATGTCTATTAAGAGCACTCTGCGATAATGGCTACTGTAAACTGTATAAGCCTAAGCAAACACAAAGTGCTTACGGCTGCAAAAGCGAGCTCATATTTGCCCTGTTAAACTCAGCTGTCAAAAGCGCAATAAAAGCCTGCTTTGAACTTGTCACTGCTTACCCAAAATAGCAGAGACTAAGAAATACCTGTCCTGAACAAGAGAGCGCTGTCTGACCATAGAAGCATTCAGTAAGCCGAGTGAGCAAACTCACCACAGCAGCGAAATAAATTGGCATCAGTGGATGGCAAGCCAAGAAGAAATCGTACAACCGCACTACGTGGCGGAAATCTGATAACACATGGCCGAACCAGGTGATGAGCCAGCTCAGGGCGAAGATGGTGCCCACCTCGGCTCTAGAGAAAATACAAAGAGCGtcattgtttcattttaaagaatcataaaatgtggaaaataagaTTAAATAATGCATCAACTTTGGCAAGAACATGATTACCATTATAATCATAACAGAATATACACCATAATGATAATAACTGTAATTTTAAGGTTATGATAAAGCTTAATTAAACATACACCGCGTTATAAGTCGGACAAAACTGGAAACTCATCTTAACCTTCCTTAACAGTCTAAACACACATTCAACACTCATGATGATGATCCGGGCAACTCAGAAATATCCAAAGAAGGAAACTTTATTTACAACCGTCTAACTATCCAATAGGTTTACTCACTGTTGCATGAAGTCGTACACCTCCGGGTTGACTCGCTCTATAATCGGCATTAGGTAGTTGaggatgtgttttgtgttgtccATGGTGGGGTCCATAAAGTCCCTGTAATGGGAAAAAAGGCTCGGTTCTcaaagacaaataataaaattttactTAAAAGAAAAGCATGTGGTTTATCACTGATTTATCTACCAAactaatacataaataaataaatgcgtgaaaaaatcaatcaatcgatTGATCTAAGAATTAAGAAATGAAACGTGTAGACGTCTGGCAACAAGTCATGACCCTGTCAGTCTCTAGACACGTTTTATTCGGAGCAGTTAAAACAtaaaatcagcaaaaaaaagaaacgtccctttttcaggagacgggattttaaatatcattttgtaaaatccagataatctttacagatctttattggaaagggttgaaatgatgtttttcatgcttgttcaatgaaccataaacaattattgcacatgcacctgtctAACAGTCCTTAAGAAATGAACAGTTTATAGGCGCTAGGTGATTAAGGTCACGGTTataataagttaggacactaaagagacctttctactgactctgaaaaacaccagaagaaagatgtttAGGGTTCCTGCTCgcctgcatgaacatgccatagacctgctgcagggaggcatgaggactgcagatgtgtccagagcaataaactgcaatgtctgtaatgtaaaacgcctgagacagtgctacagggagacaggaaggacagctgatcgtccttgccgTGGAAAATGACATGTATCCGTGTCTCctcagacgtgatggagaacttgcagatgccttggtggaagagtggaggaacatctcacagcaagaactgaccaatctgatgcagtccatgaggatgagatgcactgcagtacttaaagcagctggaggagacaccagatactgaccgttacttttaatattgaccccacctttgttcagggactcattattccatttctgttcctcaaatgtctttgaaacttgttcagtttatgtctcagttgttgaatctttttatgttaatacaaatatttatacatgttaagaaatttgctggaaataaaagcagctgaatgcgagaggacgtttcttttttttttttttgctgagtgtatataatattggcacccttggtaaatatgagcaaagaaggccgtGAAAAATTGTttcctcacaccattacaccaccagcaacaccctgaactgttgacacaaggcaggttgggttcatggattcatgctgttgatgccaAAATCCTCATCCGAATGCTGCAGCAGAA
This window of the Ictalurus furcatus strain D&B chromosome 21, Billie_1.0, whole genome shotgun sequence genome carries:
- the tbc1d20 gene encoding TBC1 domain family member 20, yielding MNLKKSRNIATSNVSLDGIGKQDADPKRKRKMADITQALNATPVDVGTLRRMAISEGGLMTDEIRCKVWPRLLNVPVENMPEKLDEVNRENNKDYNQVLLDVQRSLRRFPPGMPDEQRMGLQEELINIILRVLQKNPQLHYYQGYHDIVVTFLLVLGERLATALVEKLSTHHLRDFMDPTMDNTKHILNYLMPIIERVNPEVYDFMQQAEVGTIFALSWLITWFGHVLSDFRHVVRLYDFFLACHPLMPIYFAAVIVLYREEEVLDCECDMAMMHHLLSRIPQDLPYETLISRAGDLFVQFPPSELAKGATRERTQQTAASTFTDFELVSAQQRPDTVLRRRRREQQQEQQQHGGTANPQRGTVAVIRPAARRLVRLAVMGITVALGAAALAVVNSALEWAPKLNLLFP